DNA from Agarilytica rhodophyticola:
CAAGCCTGAAGCCACCATATACTTGAGCGTTTCCAGTGAGCTGCCCTCTGCCGCAGTTCGAATTTTTCCGCGAGGGTCATCGAGAGATGGTTTTAAATTTGGGCATGCCTCAATAACTTGATCTCGGAAACAATGGCCTTCGCCAAGAAGTAATACGTTATAGTCGTTGAGCTGATCTGGATGGATACTGGTTTCTTTGCTAAGGGGGTGATCTTTGTCCATCAATATTACGAAGTTTTCGTCGTAGAGTGATTGCGTGACCACATCTGCTTCCGTAAAAGGTAAGGCGATGATAATAGCATCAAGATCGCCGTGGCGGATGCGTTTTCGCAAGCTTGCGGTGTAGCTTTCTTCTATATAAAGAGGCATATCTTTAGCGACTTTTTGTAGCTCAGGTATCAGTCTAGGGAAGAGGTAAGGCCCAATGGTAAAGATAGCACCAATGTGGAAGGGACTGGTCAACTGATCTTTGCCCGAATTTGCAATATCACGTATGGTCGAAGCTTGCTCGATCACACGTTGTGCTTGCTCTACAACCTGCTCACCAATAGGTGTCGGGCTAACGCGAGTTTTAGAACGTTCGAAAAGGGTTGTATCGAGTTCTTCTTCAAGTTTTTTAACTGCGATGCTCAATGTTGGTTGGGAGACATTACAGCGATCAGCTGCACGGCCAAAATGTTGTTCTTGTGCGAGGGTCACAATGTAGCGAAGTTCTGTTAAAGTCATGGCAGAAAACTATTGAAATCGATATGTTAATAAATTTACTTTAAAGGGTATTCTAATTTTAATGGCAAACAAACATCTTTTTATAGGATTTGGTGAGATTGCCTCACTTTGTGCCTCACATCTTGTTGCTAATGGTGACAGTGTCGTAGGTATCGCACGCAGAACCAAACCAGTTGTTCCAGGTGTTACTTTATGGCAAGGCGATGTTCTAAGCCACCCTATCTTGCAACGTGTCAGTGAAAATTGCTTTGACTCGGCCATTATAACCATGACTCCCTCAAGTCGTGGGCCGGATGGATACCGGAGGGCATATTTTGATGTTGTCGATGTTTTGTTAAGGTTGTGGCGGAAAAATAATGCGCCAAAGCGAATTTTGTTTATCTCCAGTACCAGTGTATACGGGCAATCTGATGATGAAGTGGTGAATGAAGACAGTCTGACTGAGCCTAAAAGCGAAACGGCAAAAGTCTTACTTGAAACTGAACAATTGCTTCTCGACAGTGGCTTAAAATCCACAATAATTCGTTTTTCTGGTATTTACGGCCCAGGAAGAGACTACCTTTTGCGCCAAGTGAAAGACTTAAAAGGTGGAGACGATACCTACACCAACCGTATCCATATCGAAGATTGTTGTGGGGTGATATGTCACTTACTCGCTACGGATGTAGATAAACTGGATTCTGTTTATCTAGCTTCTGACCATGAGCCAGTAAAAAGTCGTGAAATAAGAACTTGGCTAGCTGCCAGGATGAATATAGGCAGTGAACAGCTAGTCACACAAACTAGTAGCAGAGGTGGTAATAAACAATGCGATAATAGCAAGCTTCTAAAAAGCGGTTACGTCTTTCGTTATCCATCTTACAAAGAAGGCTATGTCGATGCGGTTAAAGTCTTTCTGGGTACTAACATCAAAGAAAATAATGAGTTTTAATATAGGCAAACGAGCTCAATTTTTTAGGGATTGTTAAGACTAAATAATTTAATCTTATGCTAGTGCTGTTAGCATTTAAGCCTACAGCCATCTAAATCTAATTGTTAGAATAATACATATTTTTATCGTCATAAATTCTCCGAACATTTTCCATAATTTAAAGACATATCAGTTAATAAATCCTATAGCTGAGTATGATGATGACATCTATTAGTAATTACCTTCCTGCAAGAACTGCTAGCTTTTCAGCGGCGGGGTCTTCTTCAAATCAAAGTGTGGCTAAAAATGAACAAGCTATTGTTAGTGATCTGATTCGCGATATAAGACATGGCAATCACCTTACGCTTGATCAAAATATATTTTCTAGATTGTTGCCGCCCAAAGAACAATTCGCTCAATCAGATCCTCAAAAAGTTTGGGAAGGGTTTAATGAAGAGTTATTAACTTCTGTGCTCGAGGCAATGAATGAAGGTCGTGTTGATTCTATTGTTGATACAGAAGGAAACACTCATAAGAAATTGGCAATGAGTGATTTTTGTAGAAAACTTTATCAAAAAAGTGAGGATCTTCATAAGTCGAAAACTATTGAAGCTTCTATGGAAAAAACACTAGCTAAACATTCTGCGGCAGATAAAAAAATAGTTCAGGACTTTGTTTCTCAGTCAGTAGATTTTATTTCATCTAATAGTAGTAATGCTAGAAAAATTTTACAAAATAAAATCGATAACGGAGAAATTCCACAGTCATTACAGCAGCCTATTGAAGATTTTCTAGCTGATGTTGAAAGCAGTATGCCGAAAGTTATTAGCGATATAAAAAAGGATATGGCTCAAAGAAGAGCAGAACTAGGTGAGCCTTGCGCACATGGGCAGGTTGCCATTACTACTTGTTCTGCCGGTGGTGCCCATAAATCTATTGCTAAAGATTTAAAAGGACAATTTGATCAGAGAGGTATTGAGTCACAATTAATTAATGAAACAGATCTTTATCTTAATGATGGGCTCTCTAAAACTACGGGTATAGCATTCGGACATATTTATAACGAAATTATTCAAAAGCGAGATAATCCTGGATACGGTGAGAATTTGAGGAAACTATCTGCTCACTTAAATGATTATATTCCTGATGACAGGATTGATATCTTAAGATATAAAGTAGGTGATGCTGAAAAGATTATTTCTACTAATCATTATGGCCATAATCAGCGTTTAGCTTCTGAGAGTACAGAGGAAGGAAAAATGAACCAGGTAACCTGGATTCTCTGTGATTATGGGCGTTTCACTACAAGGCTTGAAAATAAAATTAAAGCAATGATGGATAATAAGCTCGAAGGCTTTCGATTCTCCACGCCTGATCCTGATATCTTTTTAGCCTATGGCCAGTCTGATGAGCATAATCTTCTGGTGTCAGGAGAATCTGATAAATCAAAAGCAATGTTTCAGCACTTATCTCAACTGCTTCAGCAGGCTGAAAAAAAGAGGCCTCAGTCAACTGCTGGTGCTCGTATTTCTCCGGATAAAGGTGAGCTTTTTGTTTCTAACGACCTGAGAGATCAGTTTAATAAGTTAATTACTAAATCTTCTTATCCGGTAGACGATTCTTTTTCTTCATCCATCGATAAAAAAGGTATTGAAAGCATAAAAAATCACTATGGTATTCCTGTGGAGTCAAAGTTAGTAACGATTTCGATGGGCGCTCAAGGAGTAGGAGGAGAAATAGAAGCTTATATTCGTGCCTTTGTCGACGATGCAAAAAAGCAGCTGGAAATGAACCCGCAGAGCGAGCTACCTAATGTGAGTATTATGGCACTTTGCGGCAAGAATACACAGCTTGCTAATAGTGTTGTTAATGCTTTTAATGAATCAATAGAAGCAATTGATAATGAATCTATAAAAGAAAGTGTCGTCAATGCTTTTTCTATTAAACCTCAAGGTTGGGTTCAATCTGGTAAGCCGATGGCTGAATTAATGAAAGCATCAGACTTGTTTGTATCAAAGCCAGGCGGACGCACCGTCGCTGAGCTTGAAAGTTCTAAAACTCCAACTTCGCTTAAAGTTTTGCCTTCTCACTTTTGGGAGTTTGGTAACGTTGCATTTATGAAAGAACAGGGTTTGGCGAGTACTACCGATGATGGACAACCGCTTCAGCAGCTAAAAGATGCAATAAATACTCGTGAAAATCAGCATAAATTAGCAGAAAACTCTCAAAAAATTGATAAACTAAAATATCAAATTTTAGAGCTTTATCAACAATATGGTCAGTTAATTGAACATGGTCTAGATCACCCAGAAGCCAAAGACTGTGCGGACTCTATTAAAGAGCTCCAGCAACAACTCGACAAACTGGAATCTGGGCCTAAGCAAGCTTCTTCCTTGGCAGGCATAGCACCTTCAAATCACTTTGCCCGAAGTGTTGTCAAAAAGATTGCCCAGGAATCTATTGAAAAAATGTTGAAAAAGCGTTTGGAGGTCAATGCCTAGGGCTTTTTAATAGGCTCTAGCTTGCTATTAAATCCTCTGCAAACCGTGCAGCTTTATTTTATTTATAAGCTCTCTATTATTGGGGAGCTTGCTACAAAATAATTGAGCGTTTTTTTTGTTGCGTGCAAATTGCTCTTCGGCAAATTGAACATTGTGAGATGTCATCCCGTGGAAGCTTGGTTTAGTTTTAAAGCCCATGCCATAGAGCACATACTGATAACTTGCGGAAGGAAATACTTCGTCTTTTTGTGTGAAATCATCTTGCCAGGGATAATGAAAGCGCCACATCTCAATGAGTTCTTGTAGGCTATCAGGGATGGACTTTGGATCGCAGTTTTCGATCCAGAAGTCGCTGTCTCGGCGCTGGCTTAAACAATAATGTAGTTTCAAAAAGTCGATAATTCTATCCCAACGATATTGGCAGCGTTCATTAAACCGTTTAGCGACAATATCCATAGAATCTCTATCTGGGGGGAGCTGCTGAGCAATTAGTCTGGCTGATAACTCTACTAACACTAGTGATGATGCCTCTAAAGGTTCTAGAAAACCTGCAGATAAACCGACGGCGACAACATTGTTTTGCCAAAATTTTTGTCGGTGGCCTGAATTTATTGAGATTTTACGCAGATCGTAATTATCAATATCCTTAACCCTTGGTCTTAAGTAGTCTCTTAGTTGCAGTTCTGCTTCGGCTTGGCTTATATGTGCGCTTGAATAGACATGGCCAACACCACGGCGACTGACCAAGCCTATATCCCAAATCCAACCAGCGGTTTGTGCTGTCGATATTGTGTGAGAGGCGATAGGTGTATCATCTGTTTCATAGGGAGCGTGCACAGCGAGCGCAGTATCGACGAAGAGTATGTCCTTACAATCTTTGAAGGGAACCTTGTAATGTTCGCCCAGTAAAAGTGATTTAAAGCCTGTACAATCTACGAAAAGATCCCCTTCTATTTGTATTCCTTGTTGTGTTTCAAGGGAGCTGATATCTCCATTCTCTGTAGTATTGACGGTGCTGGTATCGGCTAAAATATGCTTAACCCCAAGTTTTTCAACACAGTGCTTTTGGACAAATTTGGAGAATTTTCCTGCATCTAAGTGATAAGCATAATTGGCAACACTGGCGTATTCTGGCGTTGTTATTTGTTTGGGGGCTAATCCTTGTTCACATATATGGCTTTGTGAACACACGGCATCAGCAAAGGATACCCCTTCGTTATTTTGTTGCCAGTGTGGAACCAAATTGCCACTAACAAAACCCTGCGGCAGTTCGAGGGGATGATAGTAAAAGTCGTCGTCTGCTCCAGTGACCCAGCGAGCAAATTTAGCCCCTTGCTTAAAGGTGGCGTCACATTCACGAATAAAGTCTGTCTCAAATATGCCCATATTTTTGAGCGTAGTTCGCATCGTAGGCCAAGTACCTTCGCCAACACCAATGGTGGGAACATTGGGGGATTCTACTAATGTGACCGAAATAGGATCTTGTGTGCTGTTCTCAAATTGCTTAGCGATAGTGCCTGCTGTTATCCAGCCTGCCGTGCCGCCGCCGACAATAACAATTTTACGAATTGGCTTTCCCATAGCGATAGACTCTCTTGTTAATTTTACTTTTAGTAATTTTTCTTAGTACCCACTAATTTAAAATTTGATACACCGAGTTTAATCGTTCTGGCATAAGATTAAATGAAAAGCTCAGGCGATTATTTGTTCTATTGTTACTGTAACCATGGGCTAGGCGTGAAGGCCAAAACAAGCATTCCCCCTGCTTTACACTAATTTCAACTTGTGTGAAATGATATTGCAAACCGTGTTCATTGTGTTTTTGCACTGCTTGATCGAATAGCTCGTTGTGCAATGAGCCCGTGGTTAAAGGATGATAAAATGTTATGGATGTTTCTTTATCTGTATTCAAGTAGAGGGTGCCACTTAGCAGACTATTAGCATGAGCATGTTTTGTTTGAGAAGCTCCCGCTTGTGCAAGGTTGAACCAGGCGCTCACCAACTTCATTGCTCCTGATCGTTTGTAATTTAGCAAGTCGTGGTAAACAAAACCCGCCGATTCCTCTATCCACCTTTTCAGCCAACTAAGCTCTGGGTAGGTTGAAAATACGTTAGAGTCGTTATGATAATGAGTTAAATTATCTGTATTACTGGCTGTATTTGTCTGCGCCTGTGATAAGTTTTGGACTCTAGAAAAGAATAGCTCGCGTACTTCTTCGGACCTATCTAATTTAAGTTTGATTAGTGGAACCGAAAATAAACCTAAAGATTCCCATCGATACTGTGTCATATACTTTCACACTGTTTTTTTAATTATTTTTATAATTATTTTTATAATCAGTTTTTAATTAACTTTAACAGATTTTAGCTGTTGATTTTTTTTGTGAATCATTATTTGAATCTGCGACAGTGACGCCATCATGGTATAGATAAATCTTAGATAATCTTTCTGATGTAAAATGCTTAGCTGATCGGTATCTATCTTCTTTAAGGCCTCTTCATCGATGGTATATAAACCATTAACCTCACAGCGAGAATTGTCATCTAAAGTAATGCTTAGGCGCATAGGCATGATCAATTCTAAGGAAGCCAAATGATGTATGAACTCTTTGGTTTTTTCATCTCCCTGGTATAGAGTTGCCAATATTGAACTCACATTCTGTAGCAGTTGAGATTGTTGTCCATTCTCATCAAACACACCTATGCCTTTTTCCTGTCCCACACTGGGATGATCCATGTCCACACATACACTTAAATGTGAGTCATCATTGCCTTCGCCAAACCCTAAATAAAATGGCTGACGAGACAGGTTTAGCGGGGCATGAATTGCATTCAGTACACCTTTATCAATAAATAAGTTTTCATCTTCAGCGAAACCCATTAGTGCTGCACATATGAAGTTCCCCGACTCACTGTTTTTGGCTAATACTAGAGGGTATTGTCCACAAAGTTGCCGAAATTCTTCGACTATGACTGGAATCAACTGAGTATTGGATTGTTGTACCAAACAATAGTCAGGATCGATTTTAAGATTTCTGTGGCTCACATCATTAATTGCAACCAGCTTTGTCATTATATTTTCTCCAATGATGTCTGAGAAACGATTAACCTATGCTAATCCTCTAATCGCTGCTCCATAATCCGATCTGTTCCCACTTGATAAGAACAAAAAAGGGCTCTTTATGAGCCCTTGTTCACGTTCTTTATCATTTAAATATATCTATTAATCTAGTATTTGTTTATACCGCGTTAATAGTAAAGTTACTAGAAAGTTGCACGTAAACCAAGTGACCAGCGAGCGCCAGTGTCGTCAGCTAGCAAGAATTGGTTGCTATAACGACCATGTTTTAACAATATCTCTTCGGTGATGTTGATACCTTCAAAGAATACAGTTAAGGAATCGTTGATATCATAGCTACCACTAAGATCCCACTGATGATAATCGTCAACAAAGGTTGGCCCGCTGCCTTGAATTTGTGTGAGCGACTGCAAGAAGCCTTCACGATTATTCCAAGCCAAACGAATTTGGAATGGGCCTTTTTCGTAGAAGCCTACAATATTTTGCGAATCACTTAGGCCTGTTACTGCAAAACTTTGACTTAAATCGTTTACATTTAGATCCGAATCACTATCAACCACAGTCAAGTTAGCTAATATACCAAAACCTGTTTCACCGAAGTTATGCTGGATAGCAAGTTCAAAACCGTCAACAACCGCATCTTCACCATTATTTGGAGTTGTAAAGTCAAATAATGCTATGCCATCACTATCATCTAGACCATTAGGGTCTGTGCCTTGTGGGCTTGATGGATCGCGTACAGGTTGCCCACTACTTGGACTGGTAAATTGGAAGCTATCTTGCCTTGTGTTGCTAACAATAAAGTTGGTGACATCTTTGCGGAAGTAACCAGCAGAAATATAGTCAGCATCTCCGTAATACCATTCGAATGACAAATCTAAATTAGTCGATTCTAGTGGTTCCAGCTCAGGATTACCTGAAGATGCTCTAAAATCGCCACCTTGGCGAGTGGTTTGAATAGTAATGCCTGGAGATAATTGAAGTAGCGCGGGTCGTGTAATAGTTTTCGATACTGCAAAACGGCTAACAATAGTGTCACTTAGATCAAATTTTATATCCAAGTTTGGCAGGAAGTGATTGTAGCTATTATTAACGCGAATTGGCTCCAAGGGACCATTAATCTGACCTAGCTCTGTTTGGTCGAGTATATTTAAGCTCTCTAGAGTAGTATTTGTTCCGTTTATATCAACATCAGTTGTTTCATAGCGCAAGCCTAGATGAGCGCTCATTGGAATGTTGCCTATATCTTGCTGGTATTCAAACTTCACATAAGTAGCAAAAATTTCTTCATTGACCACAAAAGAGGTGCCTGAAGCTTCAGCATCTAAGTTACCACCGGTAGCAGTTTCGATAAAGTTAAAGGCTGCTTCTTGATCAAAACGGAGCCATTGGTTGGGAATATTGCTCGCGCCACTTAAATCACTTAAGAAGTCGCCGCCAGCATTGAGTACCGAAAATAAATCCAAGGGGATATTAATTGGGGCGCCAGTTGGACCATCGGCTGTTTGGACACGATCAAAATAGCCACAGGTAACACAATGACGGCCACCAATTTCATTAGTGACAAATGTATTCGACTTTGACTGGTCGCTATATAAAACGCCAAACTTTGCGCTGATCAATCCCTTATCGTTATCGAAGCTCCAATCGCCATCCACTTTAAACTGATCAATTTCGTCATCGATGACACTACCACGTCTCAAATTTACATGTGAGCGCACCGTTGAGGGGTCTAGATAATTGCCGCGGCCGATAGGCTCACTGACATCGATAGTATTGCGTGGTGTGCCTGCAGCTATTTGACGCAGTTCGAAATTCTGTTGTTCGTTAAAGTAATTGGGGTTTGCCTCTTGGAAACCACTCAGACCTGGCAGGAGGTTACCCTGAGTATGGTCAAAAACGACATTATCCAAAAAACCGAAAATGATCAGTGGGTTGGTATTACCCTTAGAATCATTTAGCTCGCTGCTCGATTTTGAATAATCAAAGGCGAGTTGAAAATTGTCATTCACTTGCCATTTAGCATTCAAGCCAGCTGAGATTGTTTCTGATGGACGGCCAATGTCACGCGCACCGAAATCAGTTGCGCCGTTGTCTTGTAAAAAGTTAACAACAGTGCCATTAGAATCCACAGTTATAGGATTTTCAGCTGTGTTACTAAAATCCGATGAGGTAAACCAATGCCCTAGGGAGCTACCTTTGGATTCCACATCAAATTTTGAATAGAGAACATCTGCAGTTAGCTCTAACGAATCATTGGGTGCAAATTGTAAAACTAAGTTACCACCCGTTCGGGTGCGGTCTTCAGCAATAACTCGTTGCTCATAGTTTCGTGGTACAAAAGTATTTGCTGTAGTTGGAGTATACCCTTCACGTTTTGACGCGATATTCGTATTAGCAATCCAGCCTTCGATTGCAGCTTGTTCACGCTGGGTTTCCCGTTCTTGGTGAGAGAAAGAAAGTAACGCTCCGAACTTTCCATCGGCAAAGGTATTGCTGATTAAGCCTGAAATCTGTGGGGAAGTTTCTGAGCTGTTACTGTCATACAGGCCTTTGACGCTACCGGCAAACTTAAATTCGTCAATATCTAACGGTTTTGCCGTTTTAATATTGATTGTTGAACCAATGCCTCCTGATTGTAGGCTGGCGTTGGCCGTTTTATTTACCTCGACACCGCTAACAAGTTCAGAAGCAAGTAAGTCGAAGCTGAATTCGCGCCCAGGGTTGTCAGAGGGCATTTGGCGGCCATTAACCAGAACCGTATTAAATTCTGGCCCGAATCCGCGCACGGTCACGAATTGGCCTTCACCACCGGATCTGTCGATGGATACACCTGATATACGTTGTAGTGATTCGGCTAAGTTAGTATCGGGAAATTTACCAATGTCTTCAGATGAAATGGCATCTACAACGCCGCTAGCTTCTCGTTTGATATCTGCTGCTCGTTGTAAACTTCCCCTAATCCCTAAGACCAGGACTTCTTCTTCTTGTAATGAGGCAGAGCCGTCTTGTGCTGCGGCGCCATTGATTGAGTATGCTGTTGATGATATCGCCAGAATTGCTGCTGACAATTTGCTCAGCTTGTGCATAGTCTCTGTTCCTCCAGAGTGTGATTTCGTTATTAGTATTTTTATTTGTCCGTTGTCACCCACTGATACTTGCAACGCGGTACCTCTAAGAAGGTGATCCAACCCTTCTTGCAGCGTGTACCATCCGTTTACTGCATTAGCCCATCTTTGTTTTGCCCCATCAAATGGGAAAATTAACGTTTTGTTGGTTTGTTCAGCAACTTCGGTGAGCGCAAGATCAGCTCGTTGCCGAGGAATCATGAAACGAAACTTCTCATTTTTTGTTGAATCGTTTGGTCTAGCCTGTGCTGATGTATTTGTAATTAAAAAAATGAAAACGATTACAAAAAAATGCGAAAAGAAAAACTTTTCATTCTCCTCAAACGCCAGAATATTCCTGGCATATCTAGCAGACGAACCACCTTTCATTTTCCACCAATAAATTTTGAAATTTTTTTCAAAATTGTGTTAAAAAAATGCGAGTGCGCTGCCACTTTAACCTCTTTTCACAAAGAGATAAACAGTATTTTTTAAAATGCCAACTGACTTTAACGATTTAAAAGGTACTTTCCTCTATGCAATGTGTTGAATTAGATGCTTTTTTTAAAAAAAACTTTAAATTTGTACAGAACTCTTTTCTTGTCAAAGAAAAACAGGCATAACAGCACCTCAAAACAAATAAAGGCTGCCTCATAACAATGAGCAGTCCACTAATAAGCCCGAGCTTTCTCTGGCATTAAATCATTGGAGTATTTCTATGTCGTCGGTAAACATAACCGCAGAAGCTGAATTACCTTCTGAGCAAGCGAACACAGCATTTATTATTTTAGTTAGTTGCATTGCAACAATTGGTGGCTTTCTATTTGGTTTTGATAGTGGTGTGATTAATGGCACCCAAAAGGGGTTAGAGTCAGCGTTTAACTCAAGTAGCGTAGGCACTGGTTTTAATGTGGCTGTTATGTTGCTCGGTTGTGCTGCAGGTGCGTTTTGTGCCGGTAGTTTAGCGGATCGATTTGGCCGCAAAAAACTCCTTATTGTTTCTGCTTTATTTTTTATTATTTCAGCATGGGGATCAGGTATAGCGGGTTCAGCTGGGATTTTTATTTTTTATCGAGTATTAGGTGGCATTGGTGTCGGGGCCGCAAGTGTAATGGCTCCAGCTTATATAAGTGAAATTGCTCCATCAGAGTATCGTGGCCGGTTAACGACAGTTCAGCAAGTAGCAATTATTAGCGGTTTATTTATCGCTTTTTTAAGTAATTATTTAATTGCAGGTGCTGCAGGCTCTTCTGAAAGCGAATTTATGCTGGGTTATGCTGCATGGCGTTGGATGTTCTGGGTTGAGCTAATGCCTGCTACTCTCTTTTTCGTTTTGTTATTGCTTATTCCTGAAAGCCCTCGTTTTCTTGTCGCATCAGGCAAGAAAGATGAAGCGATAAGTACATTGGGCCGTTTGTATGGTACAAACGCGGCGCAACAAAAGTATCAAGAAATAGATAGTTCTCTTGCAGCAGACCATCACCGTCCACAGCTCAAAGACTTAATTGATCCAACAACTTCTAAAGTTCGACGTATTGTTTGGGTCGGTATTGGCTTAGCCGTTTTGCAGCAATTGGTGGGAATTAATGTTGTTTTCTACTATGGCGCTGTACTTTGGCAGTCAGTTGGATTTTCTGAAAGTGACTCTTTGCTAATTAATGTTATCTCTGGCCTGGTTAGCATTGGAGCCTGTTTAATCACGATTGGACTGATTGATCGTATTGGTCGTAAGCCATTGCTGTGGATAGGTTCAGCCGGTATGGCGCTTACGCTTACTATTATCAGTGTCACCTTTGCTATGGCTGCTATTAATAGCGATGGCGAGTTGAATTTAACTGATGCAGAGGGGCTAGTTGCTTTAGTTTCTGCGAATTTGTACGTATTCTTCTTTAATGCTTCCTGGGGTCCGATTATGTGGGTTATGTTAGGGGAAATGTTCTCTAATCAGATTCGAGGATCGGGTTTAGCGGTTGCAGGTCTTTTCCAGTGGGGAGCTAACTTTGCAATTACTATGACTTTCCCAATATTTTTGGGA
Protein-coding regions in this window:
- a CDS encoding hydrogen peroxide-inducible genes activator; this encodes MTLTELRYIVTLAQEQHFGRAADRCNVSQPTLSIAVKKLEEELDTTLFERSKTRVSPTPIGEQVVEQAQRVIEQASTIRDIANSGKDQLTSPFHIGAIFTIGPYLFPRLIPELQKVAKDMPLYIEESYTASLRKRIRHGDLDAIIIALPFTEADVVTQSLYDENFVILMDKDHPLSKETSIHPDQLNDYNVLLLGEGHCFRDQVIEACPNLKPSLDDPRGKIRTAAEGSSLETLKYMVASGLGITILPESAAKADHTWSDLLVTRSFTAPIPTRTIALAWRASFPRHQAIDAVREAIDHSGIVS
- a CDS encoding SapC family protein, whose product is MTKLVAINDVSHRNLKIDPDYCLVQQSNTQLIPVIVEEFRQLCGQYPLVLAKNSESGNFICAALMGFAEDENLFIDKGVLNAIHAPLNLSRQPFYLGFGEGNDDSHLSVCVDMDHPSVGQEKGIGVFDENGQQSQLLQNVSSILATLYQGDEKTKEFIHHLASLELIMPMRLSITLDDNSRCEVNGLYTIDEEALKKIDTDQLSILHQKDYLRFIYTMMASLSQIQIMIHKKNQQLKSVKVN
- a CDS encoding sugar porter family MFS transporter, coding for MSSVNITAEAELPSEQANTAFIILVSCIATIGGFLFGFDSGVINGTQKGLESAFNSSSVGTGFNVAVMLLGCAAGAFCAGSLADRFGRKKLLIVSALFFIISAWGSGIAGSAGIFIFYRVLGGIGVGAASVMAPAYISEIAPSEYRGRLTTVQQVAIISGLFIAFLSNYLIAGAAGSSESEFMLGYAAWRWMFWVELMPATLFFVLLLLIPESPRFLVASGKKDEAISTLGRLYGTNAAQQKYQEIDSSLAADHHRPQLKDLIDPTTSKVRRIVWVGIGLAVLQQLVGINVVFYYGAVLWQSVGFSESDSLLINVISGLVSIGACLITIGLIDRIGRKPLLWIGSAGMALTLTIISVTFAMAAINSDGELNLTDAEGLVALVSANLYVFFFNASWGPIMWVMLGEMFSNQIRGSGLAVAGLFQWGANFAITMTFPIFLGSIGLGLTYGFYAAFAFISIFFVLKYVNETKGIELEDMPD
- a CDS encoding TonB-dependent receptor is translated as MIPRQRADLALTEVAEQTNKTLIFPFDGAKQRWANAVNGWYTLQEGLDHLLRGTALQVSVGDNGQIKILITKSHSGGTETMHKLSKLSAAILAISSTAYSINGAAAQDGSASLQEEEVLVLGIRGSLQRAADIKREASGVVDAISSEDIGKFPDTNLAESLQRISGVSIDRSGGEGQFVTVRGFGPEFNTVLVNGRQMPSDNPGREFSFDLLASELVSGVEVNKTANASLQSGGIGSTINIKTAKPLDIDEFKFAGSVKGLYDSNSSETSPQISGLISNTFADGKFGALLSFSHQERETQREQAAIEGWIANTNIASKREGYTPTTANTFVPRNYEQRVIAEDRTRTGGNLVLQFAPNDSLELTADVLYSKFDVESKGSSLGHWFTSSDFSNTAENPITVDSNGTVVNFLQDNGATDFGARDIGRPSETISAGLNAKWQVNDNFQLAFDYSKSSSELNDSKGNTNPLIIFGFLDNVVFDHTQGNLLPGLSGFQEANPNYFNEQQNFELRQIAAGTPRNTIDVSEPIGRGNYLDPSTVRSHVNLRRGSVIDDEIDQFKVDGDWSFDNDKGLISAKFGVLYSDQSKSNTFVTNEIGGRHCVTCGYFDRVQTADGPTGAPINIPLDLFSVLNAGGDFLSDLSGASNIPNQWLRFDQEAAFNFIETATGGNLDAEASGTSFVVNEEIFATYVKFEYQQDIGNIPMSAHLGLRYETTDVDINGTNTTLESLNILDQTELGQINGPLEPIRVNNSYNHFLPNLDIKFDLSDTIVSRFAVSKTITRPALLQLSPGITIQTTRQGGDFRASSGNPELEPLESTNLDLSFEWYYGDADYISAGYFRKDVTNFIVSNTRQDSFQFTSPSSGQPVRDPSSPQGTDPNGLDDSDGIALFDFTTPNNGEDAVVDGFELAIQHNFGETGFGILANLTVVDSDSDLNVNDLSQSFAVTGLSDSQNIVGFYEKGPFQIRLAWNNREGFLQSLTQIQGSGPTFVDDYHQWDLSGSYDINDSLTVFFEGINITEEILLKHGRYSNQFLLADDTGARWSLGLRATF
- a CDS encoding NAD-dependent epimerase/dehydratase family protein, which gives rise to MANKHLFIGFGEIASLCASHLVANGDSVVGIARRTKPVVPGVTLWQGDVLSHPILQRVSENCFDSAIITMTPSSRGPDGYRRAYFDVVDVLLRLWRKNNAPKRILFISSTSVYGQSDDEVVNEDSLTEPKSETAKVLLETEQLLLDSGLKSTIIRFSGIYGPGRDYLLRQVKDLKGGDDTYTNRIHIEDCCGVICHLLATDVDKLDSVYLASDHEPVKSREIRTWLAARMNIGSEQLVTQTSSRGGNKQCDNSKLLKSGYVFRYPSYKEGYVDAVKVFLGTNIKENNEF
- a CDS encoding tryptophan halogenase family protein, with product MGKPIRKIVIVGGGTAGWITAGTIAKQFENSTQDPISVTLVESPNVPTIGVGEGTWPTMRTTLKNMGIFETDFIRECDATFKQGAKFARWVTGADDDFYYHPLELPQGFVSGNLVPHWQQNNEGVSFADAVCSQSHICEQGLAPKQITTPEYASVANYAYHLDAGKFSKFVQKHCVEKLGVKHILADTSTVNTTENGDISSLETQQGIQIEGDLFVDCTGFKSLLLGEHYKVPFKDCKDILFVDTALAVHAPYETDDTPIASHTISTAQTAGWIWDIGLVSRRGVGHVYSSAHISQAEAELQLRDYLRPRVKDIDNYDLRKISINSGHRQKFWQNNVVAVGLSAGFLEPLEASSLVLVELSARLIAQQLPPDRDSMDIVAKRFNERCQYRWDRIIDFLKLHYCLSQRRDSDFWIENCDPKSIPDSLQELIEMWRFHYPWQDDFTQKDEVFPSASYQYVLYGMGFKTKPSFHGMTSHNVQFAEEQFARNKKNAQLFCSKLPNNRELINKIKLHGLQRI
- a CDS encoding TIGR02466 family protein, with amino-acid sequence MTQYRWESLGLFSVPLIKLKLDRSEEVRELFFSRVQNLSQAQTNTASNTDNLTHYHNDSNVFSTYPELSWLKRWIEESAGFVYHDLLNYKRSGAMKLVSAWFNLAQAGASQTKHAHANSLLSGTLYLNTDKETSITFYHPLTTGSLHNELFDQAVQKHNEHGLQYHFTQVEISVKQGECLFWPSRLAHGYSNNRTNNRLSFSFNLMPERLNSVYQILN